The Brachyhypopomus gauderio isolate BG-103 chromosome 1, BGAUD_0.2, whole genome shotgun sequence genome includes a window with the following:
- the tshz3b gene encoding teashirt homolog 3b, whose amino-acid sequence MDEDVEGDDSAIEEEPAMKYMCQDKDFLLKDRPGFHDSPAADFSSHEMDSESHLSESSDRMSDFESASLKNEEDGTAKESLPSLSSSATVRTATAAPPSTEEVTPAGLDSLEQMKAIYTSFLTNSYWSSLNLNVAQPQTEKPPRSHSSSSSSSSSSSSCGSGGYDWHQSAVAKTLQQVSQNQNRILHPASEPNLFSTVQLYRQSTKLYGSIFTGASKFRCKDCSAAYDTLVELTVHMNETGHYRDDNHETDSEGTKRWSKPRKRSLLEMEGKEDAQKVLKCMYCGHSFESLQDLSVHMIKTKHYQKVPLKEPVTPVAAKIISSARKRAPIELELPSSPDSNGGTPKPSLSDSSDVLQKTANPYITPNNRYGHQNGASYAWQFESRKSQILKCMECGSSHDTLQELTAHMMVTGHFIKVTNSAIKKGKPIMESPATPAPNTMPPSEDKVQSVPLAATAFSPPPPAPPPPSISPICAMEIKKEEKEEECTKETTISIKEKKITDDEAEEKFDISSKYPYLTEEDLEESPKGGFDILKSLENTVTSAINKAQNGTPSWGGYPSIHAAYQLPNIMKLSLRNSGKSSPLKYMFSGEEIMSPTKSQSLISPPSCQTSPLPKNNFHAMEELVKKVTEKVAKVEEKMRDPGTRASPLRRTTPSPCSSEAGDSNRGESPKERRGAKTPESNGSVNAHKDSNGDAHPKESLENGTDHAVKTPATSLCSSTAIITDHPPEQPFVNPLSALQSVMNVHLGKAAKPALPSLDPMSMLFKMSNSLAEKAAVAASTPAQTKKTNEHLDRYFYHINNDQPIDLTKGKSEKSSSLGSALLSSSTSTPSSVSPSSTITMAKTSSAVASFMSNSPLRENALSDISDMLRNLTESHVSKSSTPTSLSERSDVDGSTHEEPEDMSPAQKRKGRQSNWNPQHLLILQAQFASSLRQTGDGKYIMSDLSPQERMHISRFTGLSMTTISHWLANVKYQLRRTGGTKFLKNLDSGHPVFFCSDCASQIRSPSTYVSHLESHLGFRLRDLAKLSGEQLASQISRHARGLSEKLLTAQAHALAHSLPNPITNPNLSPHSQSHSPSPSPDEEANGTTYQCKLCNRTFASKHAVKLHLSKTHGKSPEDHLMYVCELEKP is encoded by the coding sequence ATGGATGAGGATGTGGAGGGAGATGATTCAGCCATCGAGGAGGAGCCCGCCATGAAGTACATGTGCCAGGACAAGGACTTCCTCCTCAAAGATCGCCCGGGCTTCCACGACTCCCCCGCTGCGGATTTCTCCAGCCATGAGATGGACAGCGAGTCCCACCTCAGCGAGTCGAGCGACCGCATGTCGGATTTCGAGAGCGCCTCGCTGAAGAACGAGGAGGATGGCACAGCCAAGGAGTCACTCCCgtcactctcctcctctgcgACCGTCAGGACAGCGACCGCGGCCCCGCCCAGCACCGAGGAAGTGACCCCTGCGGGCCTGGACAGTCTGGAGCAGATGAAGGCTATTTACACCAGCTTCCTGACCAATTCCTATTGGTCATCCCTGAACTTGAATGTGGCGCAGCCCCAAACTGAAAAACCTCCACGCAgtcacagcagtagtagcagtagtagcagtagtagcagtagctGTGGTAGTGGCGGCTATGACTGGCACCAGTCGGCCGTGGCCAAAACCCTGCAGCAAGTTTCACAGAACCAGAACCGAATACTGCATCCGGCATCTGAGCCCAACCTCTTTAGCACTGTGCAGCTGTACCGGCAGAGCACCAAGCTCTATGGCTCCATTTTTACCGGTGCCAGCAAATTCCGCTGCAAGGATTGCAGCGCCGCCTACGACACGCTGGTTGAGCTAACGGTACACATGAACGAGACCGGCCACTACAGAGACGACAACCACGAGACAGACAGTGAGGGCACAAAGCGCTGGTCCAAACCCCGCAAGCGTTCTCTGTTGGAGATGGAAGGCAAGGAGGATGCCCAAAAGGTCCTCAAGTGCATGTACTGTGGCCACTCCTTTGAGTCACTACAGGACCTCAGTGTCCATATGATCAAGACGAAACACTACCAGAAAGTGCCTCTCAAGGAGCCCGTGACACCTGTGGCAGCTAAGATCATCTCCTCAGCTCGCAAAAGAGCACCTATCGAGCTGGAGCTGCCAAGCTCACCAGACTCCAATGGTGGCACACCCAAACCCTCTCTCTCAGACTCCAGTGATGTCCTGCAGAAGACAGCAAACCCCTATATAACACCCAACAACCGCTACGGGCATCAGAATGGCGCGAGCTATGCGTGGCAGTTTGAATCTCGGAAATCTCAAATATTGAAGTGCATGGAGTGTGGGAGCTCCCATGACACCCTGCAGGAGCTAACAGCTCACATGATGGTGACAGGTCATTTCATTAAAGTGACCAACTCAGCTATCAAGAAGGGTAAGCCCATCATGGAGTCACCCGCCACCCCAGCCCCTAACACTATGCCTCCCAGTGAGGATAAGGTTCAGTCAGTGCCACTGGCGGCCACAGCTttttctccacctccacctgcgcCCCCTCCACCTAGCATATCCCCCATCTGTGCTATGGAAATTAAGAAAGAGGAAAAAGAAGAAGAGTGTACCAAGGAAACCACTATTAGCATCAAAGAGAAGAAAATCACAGACGATGAGGCTGAGGAGAAGTTCGACATCTCCTCCAAATATCCATACTTGACTGAAGAAGACCTGGAGGAAAGCCCTAAGGGGGGGTTTGACATTCTGAagtcactggaaaacacagTTACTTCTGCCATCAACAAAGCACAGAATGGCACACCAAGCTGGGGAGGCTACCCTAGCATTCATGCTGCCTATCAGCTCCCGAACATCATGAAACTTTCCCTGCGCAACTCAGGAAAGAGCTCCCCCCTGAAGTACATGTTTTCTGGAGAAGAGATCATGTCCCCCACAAAAAGCCAATCTCTCATCTCCCCTCCAAGCTGCCAGACCTCCCCTCTACCCAAAAATAACTTCCATGCCATGGAGGAGCTTGTCAAGAAAGTAACTGAAAAAGTGGCCAAAGTGGAGGAGAAAATGAGGGATCCTGGGACAAGAGCTTCCCCGCTCAGACGAACCACTCCCTCTCCTTGCAGTAGTGAGGCAGGAGACTCCAACAGAGGGGAGTCACccaaagagagaagaggagccAAAACCCCAGAAAGCAATGGATCAGTGAATGCTCACAAGGACTCCAATGGTGATGCCCATCCAAAAGAGTCCCTGGAGAATGGCACTGACCATGCTGTCAAGACTCCTGCCACGTCCCTATGCAGCAGCACTGCAATTATAACTGACCATCCGCCAGAACAGCCATTCGTCAACCCCTTAAGTGCGCTTCAGTCTGTCATGAATGTCCACCTAGGCAAAGCTGCTAAACCTGCCCTCCCATCTCTGGACCCCATGAGTATGCTCTTCAAGATGAGCAACAGTCTGGCAGAGAAGGCAGCCGTGGCCGCCTCTACCCCAGCCCAGACCAAAAAGACGAACGAACACCTTGACCGCTACTTTTACCATATCAACAATGACCAGCCCATTGACCTGACCAAAGGGAAGAGCGAGAAAAGCAGTTCCCTGGGATCGGCTTTGCTGTCCTCGTCCACTTCAACGCCGTCCTCGGTGTCACCCTCTTCAACCATCACCATGGCCAAGACATCGTCTGCGGTGGCTTCGTTCATGTCTAACTCCCCCCTGCGTGAAAATGCCCTGTCGGACATCTCCGATATGCTTCGCAACCTAACAGAGAGCCATGTGTCCAAATCTTCGACGCCAACCAGTCTGTCTGAGCGGTCAGACGTAGATGGCAGTACACATGAGGAGCCTGAGGACATGTCCCCAGCTCAAAAGCGCAAAGGACGACAGTCCAACTGGAACCCGCAGCATCTGCTCATTCTGCAAGCACAGTTTGCCTCCAGCTTGCGGCAAACAGGTGATGGCAAGTACATCATGTCTGACCTCAGTCCACAGGAACGCATGCATATCTCTCGCTTCACTGGGCTCTCAATGACGACCATCAGCCACTGGCTGGCTAACGTCAAGTACCAGTTGAGGCGGACAGGTGGCACCAAGTTCCTGAAGAACCTCGACTCTGGCCACCCCGTCTTCTTCTGCAGTGACTGTGCTTCACAGATTCGCTCCCCCTCAACCTATGTCAGCCATCTTGAATCCCACCTGGGCTTTCGGCTTAGGGACCTGGCTAAATTGTCTGGGGAGCAGTTAGCGAGCCAGATCTCACGCCATGCTAGGGGACTGTCTGAGAAACTGCTCACAGCTCAAGCCCATGCCCTGGCCCACTCCCTCCCAAACCCTATCACCAATCCCAACCTCAGCCCCCACTCTCAatcccactccccctccccatctCCAGATGAAGAGGCCAATGGCACCACATATCAGTGCAAACTGTGCAACCGGACTTTTGCTAGCAAGCATGCTGTCAAACTCCATCTGAGCAAGACTCATGGCAAATCCCCTGAGGACCACCTTATGTATGTCTGTGAACTCGAGAAACCTTAG